A genomic window from Candidatus Kouleothrix ribensis includes:
- a CDS encoding phage tail tape measure protein, giving the protein MSCDERQTASTYHPAQGRSQRCPWQASRHPQQCWRLLSGAFTAGVVGAGIAIAGLAAGSLTAAADFETATANFASVAGGSLAEAGFALDDVKSKALELGAVTQFSAGQAQDAMIALAKAGCRLSTLWAMPPPPRSIWRPLARSSWAGCGHRGQTTGVWANTGVNAAQVANLMAQAAKRIHD; this is encoded by the coding sequence GTGAGCTGCGATGAACGCCAAACTGCTTCAACTTATCATCCAGCTCAAGGACGAAGCCAGCGCTGCCCTTGGCAAGCTTCAAGGCACCCTCAGCAGTGTTGGCGGCTTCTCTCTGGCGCATTCACCGCAGGAGTTGTCGGGGCTGGCATCGCCATCGCCGGCCTGGCGGCGGGATCCCTCACCGCCGCAGCCGACTTCGAAACCGCCACCGCAAACTTTGCCTCAGTCGCTGGCGGCTCCCTCGCAGAGGCGGGCTTCGCGCTCGACGATGTGAAATCCAAGGCGCTCGAGCTGGGCGCGGTAACGCAATTCTCAGCTGGCCAGGCACAAGATGCCATGATCGCCCTCGCAAAGGCGGGGTGCCGGTTGTCGACATTATGGGCGATGCCACCGCCGCCGCGCTCGATCTGGCGGCCGCTGGCTCGCTCGAGCTGGGCCGGCTGCGGACATCGTGGCCAAACAACTGGGGTCTGGGCTAATACGGGCGTGAATGCGGCACAGGTTGCGAATCTGATGGCCCAGGCGGCAAAACGCATCCACGATTGA